The stretch of DNA GACATGTTCATCACGTCGGCGCCGAGCCGCTTGCCGGCAAGCTCGAAGGAGGCCTGTGTGCGGGTTGATGCCTCGAAGAAGAGGTTGATCTGCGTCAGTCCGCGCAGCGTCGACGTTTTCTTCTCTCTCTGGCGGCTGATCTTGACGGCCTCGTCCGCCTTGTCGAGAAGATAGGTGATATCCTGCTCGGTGAGGCCCTTGATGCCGATGAGGTGGCGGTGGGGGAAAAAGACCATGACCCTGCCTCTTGCTGTCTCTGGCGGGTCTATAAAGAGTGCTGCCCGCCGGGGCAAGCATGTGCTGTGGGCAAAGGCTTATGTCCCCATGCATTTTCGCCCGAATTCCGATAGAGCAGAATGAACCGAATCATAACTTCCGGTTTCCCTTTGCCGGGTTCTTACACTAGAAGCGAATTATGACCTCCGCCAACCGGACTGATGACAAACTCGCAGAACTCAACCAGCCGAGCCTGTGGTCCGGCATCAATGCCTATCGATCTGATCCGTTGATCGTCGATCTGACGGCGGCCCTGCCGCGCGGCATCCGCGAAGACCTGGAAAACATGGGCCGCTACGTCACCTCGCCAGAGGCGCAGGAGATGGCGCGCATGGCAAACCAGGGCACGCCGCAGCTGCGCACTCATGGTCCACGCGGTGAGCGCCTCGACGTCGTCGAATTCCATCCTGCCTGGCATGCGCTGATGCGGCGCTCGATGTCGGTCGGCCTGCATTCCTCCGTCTGGGATCCCCAGGCCGATACCGATGCCAAGGACGAGGCCCACAAGGTTCGCGCCGCGCGGTTTTATCTGACGTCACAGCTGGAATCCGGCCATCTCTGCCCGCTGACGATGACGAGCGCTTCCGTTGCGGCGCTCTCGGCTTCGCCCGCGGTCCAGAAGGACTGGGCGCCCAAAATTCTCTCGCGCAAATATGATTCGTCGAACAAGCCCGCCATGCAAAAATCCGCCGTGACCATCGGCATGGGCATGACGGAAAAGCAGGGCGGCACGGATGTGCGCGCCAACAGGAGCGCTGCCGAAAAGGTCAGCGAGGGCATCTACCGGCTGTCCGGGCACAAGTGGTTCATGTCGGCACCGATGAGCGATGCTTTCATCATGCTGGCGCAGACGAAGGAGGGCATGGGCTGCTTCCTCGTGCCGCGCCTTCTGGAGGATGGTTCCGCCAACGGGCTGCAATTCCAGCGGCTGAAGGACAAGGTCGGCAACCGCTCCAACGCCTCCTCCGAGGTCGAGTTTACAGACACGTTCGGTTTTCTGCTCGGTGGTCCGGATGCCGGTATCCGCACCATCCTCGACATGGTGACGCTGACGCGGCTCGACTGCGCGCTGGCCTCGTCAGGCATGATGCGCGCCTCGCTCGCCGAAGCCGTGCACCACACCCGCGGCCGCAGCGTCTTCGGCAAAATGCTCGTCAACCAGCCGATCATGACGCGCGTGCTCGCCGACATGGCGCTCGATGTTGCCGCCGCGACGGCACTGTCCTTCCGTCTAGCCGACGCCTTCGACAAGGCGCGCGGCAACGCCGAGGACGCGGCCTATGCCCGCGTCATGACGCCTGTCGCCAAATACTGGTGCTGTAAGATCGCACCGGCGCTGATCTACGAGGCGATGGAATGCATCGGCGGCAACGGCTACATCGAAGAGCGTCCGATCGCCCGCCATTACCGCGAGGCTCCGGTCAACGCCATCTGGGAAGGCTCCGGCAACGTCATGGCGCTCGACGTGCTGCGCGTGCTGAACCGCGGCAAGGATCTGTTCGAAACGGTCTTCGCCGGCCTTGCCCGCGATCTCGGCCCTGCCGGCAAGAAGACGATCGACGTGCTGCGCGCTGCAATCGCGCTTTGCGAACAGGACGAGGGCGCCGCGCGCCTGCTCGTCGAGCAACTGGCGCTCGCCGCCGGTGCAGCCGAACTCTATCGCCTTGGGGCAGGGCGCATTGCCGATGCCTTCATCGAGACGCGTCTTGCCGGCGGCTGGCGATCCACCTACGGCATGCTCGATTCCCGCTTCGACGCCAGCTACATCGTCGACCTGCTCTATCCGCCAGCGGCCTGACCGCAGCGGGGTAGGCGATCCCGAGGCCAAGACGCTCGGCCATCGGATTGTCCTACGGCGATCATCGTTTATCGTCCGGCCGGTCGCGACGTATCGCGCCGAGGTCGCCTTCCCAGCCTATCCCTGCAAGATCTACGATCGGATTTTTCCGGCGGTGCCTCTCAACGAGGCTTCGCAAAGCCTGGTCGACGGTGGCCTTTTTGTCCCGTGGTGGTCATTGTTGCGTCGAGCAAGGCATCATCGATACCGATATTCGTCCGCATGATTGCGCCCCATGAGTATGATTATCATAGAGATACACATCCACGTCACGGCAGTTCAAGCTCGGCGACGATGTCATCGCCATAAACGAAAATCCGGCCGCGTCGCCGCGGCCGGATTTCAGTGTTTACGTCCAAAAATCAGCGTTCAGAAGAAGCCACGGCGCTGCCACCAGCCGGCTTTCTTCGGCTTGCCGTCATCGCCTTCGACATTCTCGACGCGGGTGGATTTCACCGTCGGCTCGGAGGAGGAGATGTTGGATTCGCGGTTGGCGCGAACCGGCTTTGCCTCTTCCTGAACCGATGTTTCGAGATCGGCGGAGGCTTCTACCAGTTCGGGTTCGGCCTCGACCGCAGGGGCCGTCTCTGCAACCGGTTCCTCAACCGGCGCTGCGGCCGGTTTGCGGCGGCCGCGGGCACGGGCGGGCTTCACCTCTTCGGTTATGACAGGCGCGCTCTCGACGGCTGCCATCGCGGCCTGGCCTTCGTCGGCCTGTTCGGCAATCGCCTCGACCGCTACGGCTTCGCTCGGAGCGCCGTCGTTCGAAACGTCGTCGCCTTCGTCCTCGTCGCCGCCATTGTCTTCACCGGCTTCGCCAGCCGTCAGTTCCGAACCATCCTCGGCGCGATTGCGACGGCCGCCCCGCTTGCCGCGACGGCGCCGCTTGCGGCGCTGCGATTCCTCGCTTTCGGCACGTGTCTCGGGCGTGGCTTCGGTGTTTTCATCACCTTCGCCACCCTCGTCGTCGCCGTCCTCATCCTCGTCGCCGGCTTCGCCTGTCGCTGATAGCGGCTGTTCGGCATTGCCGTTGCGGCCGCGGCGGCGCCTGCGGCGCTTGCGCTTGCGATTGCCGTCGGCTTCGCTTTCCGCGCGGGCCGCGACGGGCCGCTCGGAAACGGCCGGCTTTTCCTCGAGTTCCTCGTCTTCCTCCTCATCCACTTCGATGACGATGTCGTCGTCGTCATCCTCGGGAATGGCTGCGAAGTTGAAGAGGGTTTCAATCTTGACCGGGTTTTCCACCGGCTCGCCGCGATCGATCGCGAAATGTTGCGCGCCGACCGAGCCGTCCGCATCGATGATGATCGCAACGCCGAAGCGGCTCTCATAATCGATGATCGTCTGGCGCTTGTGGTTGAGCAGGTAGAGCGCGATGTCAGGCGTGGTGCGCACGGTGATGTTGTGCGTGGTGTTCTTGAGCAGATATTCCTCGATGCCGCGCAGGACATGCAGGGCGACGGAGGACTGCGAACGCACATGGCCGCTGCCGCCGCAATGCGAGCAGACCTGCGTCGTCGATTCGAGAACCGAAGCGCGGATGCGCTGGCGCGACATTTCGAGCAGGCCGAAATGCGAGATCCGGCCGACCTGGATGCGGGCACGGTCGTTCTTCAGGCATTCCTTCAGCTTCTTCTCGACGGCGCGGTTGTTGCGCTTCTCTTCCATGTCGATGAAGTCGATGACGATCAGGCCGGCAAGGTCGCGAAGGCGAAGCTGGCGGGCGACTTCGTCTGCAGCCTCCAGATTCGTCTGCAGCGCGGTGTCTTCGATCGAATGTTCGCGGGTCGAGCGGCCGGAGTTGACGTCGATCGAAACCAGCGCTTCGGTCTGGTTCATGATCAGATAGCCGCCGGACTTCAGCGTCACCTGCGGCTGCAGCATGCGGTCGAGCTGAGCCTCGATGCCGGAACGCGAAAAGATCGGATGGATGTCGCGATAGGGCTGAACCACCTTGGCATGGCTCGGCATCAGCATTTTCATGAAGTCTTTCGCTTCACGATAGCCTTCTTCGCCGGAAACGATGACTTCGCTGATATCCTTGTTGTAGAGGTCGCGGATCGAACGCTTGATCAGCGAGCCTTCCTCGTAGACGAGGCAGGGAGCGGTGGACGCCAGCGTCAGCGTGCGCACGTTCTCCCAAAGGCGCATCAGATATTCGAAGTCGCGCTTGACCTCCACCTTGGTGCGGTTGGCACCGGCGGTGCGAAGGATGACGCCCATGCCCTGCGGCACCTCGAGCAGGCGCGCGATTTCCTTCAGGCGCTTGCGGTCGGCAGGATTGGTGATCTTGCGGGAAATGCCGCCGCCGCGCGCCGTGTTCGGCATCAAAACCGAATAGCGGCCGGCGAGCGAGAGATAGGTGGTAAGGGCTGCACCCTTGTTGCCGCGCTCTTCCTTGGCGACCTGCACGAGCAGGATCTGGCGGCGCTTGATGACTTCCTGGATGCGGTACTGCTTGCGCGGCTTGCGCTGCACGCGGTCCGGCACTTCTTCCATCGCGTCTTCGGCGCCGACGGATTCGATGACTTCTTCTTCACCGTGATCGTCATCATCGTCGTCGTCATCGTGGCGACGCTTGCTGGTATCGACGTCCTCGGAGATCGAGTCGGTTTCCACCATCGCGGCCATCGCGCCGCCGGTCGAACCGTCATCCTCATTGTCGACGCTCGACGCGCCTTCGGCTTCGACGTCTGTGGGAACAGC from Rhizobium leguminosarum bv. trifolii WSM1325 encodes:
- a CDS encoding acyl-CoA dehydrogenase domain protein (PFAM: acyl-CoA dehydrogenase domain protein; Acyl-CoA dehydrogenase type 2 domain~KEGG: ret:RHE_CH01643 acyl-CoA dehydrogenase protein) gives rise to the protein MTSANRTDDKLAELNQPSLWSGINAYRSDPLIVDLTAALPRGIREDLENMGRYVTSPEAQEMARMANQGTPQLRTHGPRGERLDVVEFHPAWHALMRRSMSVGLHSSVWDPQADTDAKDEAHKVRAARFYLTSQLESGHLCPLTMTSASVAALSASPAVQKDWAPKILSRKYDSSNKPAMQKSAVTIGMGMTEKQGGTDVRANRSAAEKVSEGIYRLSGHKWFMSAPMSDAFIMLAQTKEGMGCFLVPRLLEDGSANGLQFQRLKDKVGNRSNASSEVEFTDTFGFLLGGPDAGIRTILDMVTLTRLDCALASSGMMRASLAEAVHHTRGRSVFGKMLVNQPIMTRVLADMALDVAAATALSFRLADAFDKARGNAEDAAYARVMTPVAKYWCCKIAPALIYEAMECIGGNGYIEERPIARHYREAPVNAIWEGSGNVMALDVLRVLNRGKDLFETVFAGLARDLGPAGKKTIDVLRAAIALCEQDEGAARLLVEQLALAAGAAELYRLGAGRIADAFIETRLAGGWRSTYGMLDSRFDASYIVDLLYPPAA
- a CDS encoding ribonuclease, Rne/Rng family (TIGRFAM: ribonuclease, Rne/Rng family~KEGG: rec:RHECIAT_CH0001717 probable ribonuclease protein), whose product is MADKMLIDASHEEETRVVVVRGNRIEEFDFESQHKKQIRGNIYLAKVTRVEPSLQAAFVDYGGNRHGFLAFAEIHPDYYQIPLADRQALLRAEAEEHRRDEDVEHVETAPMVDLSKQDQPDVGIAPEAAAVTEETAAVEAAASPEAAEEAPAKKARPRRSRKKAAEPVAETTATEDAVPTDVEAEGASSVDNEDDGSTGGAMAAMVETDSISEDVDTSKRRHDDDDDDDDHGEEEVIESVGAEDAMEEVPDRVQRKPRKQYRIQEVIKRRQILLVQVAKEERGNKGAALTTYLSLAGRYSVLMPNTARGGGISRKITNPADRKRLKEIARLLEVPQGMGVILRTAGANRTKVEVKRDFEYLMRLWENVRTLTLASTAPCLVYEEGSLIKRSIRDLYNKDISEVIVSGEEGYREAKDFMKMLMPSHAKVVQPYRDIHPIFSRSGIEAQLDRMLQPQVTLKSGGYLIMNQTEALVSIDVNSGRSTREHSIEDTALQTNLEAADEVARQLRLRDLAGLIVIDFIDMEEKRNNRAVEKKLKECLKNDRARIQVGRISHFGLLEMSRQRIRASVLESTTQVCSHCGGSGHVRSQSSVALHVLRGIEEYLLKNTTHNITVRTTPDIALYLLNHKRQTIIDYESRFGVAIIIDADGSVGAQHFAIDRGEPVENPVKIETLFNFAAIPEDDDDDIVIEVDEEEDEELEEKPAVSERPVAARAESEADGNRKRKRRRRRRGRNGNAEQPLSATGEAGDEDEDGDDEGGEGDENTEATPETRAESEESQRRKRRRRGKRGGRRNRAEDGSELTAGEAGEDNGGDEDEGDDVSNDGAPSEAVAVEAIAEQADEGQAAMAAVESAPVITEEVKPARARGRRKPAAAPVEEPVAETAPAVEAEPELVEASADLETSVQEEAKPVRANRESNISSSEPTVKSTRVENVEGDDGKPKKAGWWQRRGFF